TCGAGCCGGAGCCCGAGCCGACGCCGGCCGAGCGCGAGCTGCACGCGCCCCACGTCCGCTCCACCGGCGAGCCGGCGGAGATCGACCCGGACGAGCTGGACCCGGATGCGCTCAAGGTGGTGCTGCGGCTGCACCAGCACGGGCACCAGGCGTACCTCGTGGGTGGCTGCGTGCGCGACCTGCTCCTGGGCCGCAAGCCCAAGGACTTCGACGTCGCCACCAGCGCGCACCCCAACGAGGTGCGCGCCATCTTCCGAAACTGCCGCCTCATCGGTCGGCGCTTCCGGCTGGCGCACGTCTACTTCAAGGGCGGGAAGATCATCGAGGTCTCCACCTTCCGCGCCAACCCCACGGAGCTGGAGAGCGCCGCGCCGGAGACGGACGAGGGCGAGTCGGGGGAGGATGATCTGCTCATCACCCACGACAACGTCTTCGGCACCGCGCAGCAGGACGCACGTCGCCGCGACTTCACCATCAACGGCCTGTTCTACGACGTGAGCGAGGGGCGGGTCATCGACTACGTCCGCGGCCGCCGGGACCTGGACGAGCGCTTCATCCGCACCATCGGCGACCCGGAGGTCCGCATGCGCGAGGACCCGGTGCGCATCCTGCGCGCCGTGCGCTTCGCCGCGAAGCTGGATCTGGACATCGAGTCGCGCACGTACGCGGCGATGGAGGGCGCGGTGGAGGACCTGCCGCGTTGCGCGCCCGCGCGCCTGCTGGAGGAGACCTTTCGTCTCATCCGCGGCGGCGTGTCCGCGCCGGCGCTCAAGCTGCTGGACGCGCTGGACGCGCTGAAGCTGCTGCTGCCGCCGGTCAACGCGTACCTCAAACAGCACGGCAAGGAGGGCGAGCGCACCTTCTACGCCTTCGCCGAGTCGCTGGACCGGCGCGTGCGCGCGGGGGAGTCGCTCGACGACGCCATCCTGCTGGCCGCGCTGCTGGTGCCCATCAGCCGCTCCGCGCCGCCGGCGGAGCCGCAGGAGGGGGGCCGCCCCTCCGTGTCGCAGGTGGTGGAGGAGCTGCTCGCGGGCTTCGTGCAGTCGGCGCGCCTGCCGCGCCGCATCGCCGAGCGCTGCCGCATGCTGCTGCTCGCCCAGCGCACGTTGTCCGGCGAGCGCCGCCGCAAGAGCGCCGCGTTCCGTCGCCACCCGCTGTTCGGCGAGGCGCTCACCGTCTACGAGATGACGGTGGAGGCCACCGGCGAGGGCCGTGAGCAGCTGGAGGCGTGGAAGGCCGGCGAGGTGCCCTCGCCTCGCGCGGACGCCTCGGACGGCGAGGGTTCGGAGGCGGGTGGACAGCGCAAGCGCCGCCGTCGCCGTCGTCGTCGTCGCTCCTCCGGCGAGGGCTCCGCGTCCGCGGGTTCCTCCGGCTCCGGCGCCGGCGAGGCGTGAGCCCCGCCGTCCCACGGGCCCGCGTCTACGGTGGGCTCGTGTTGGGCGTGGTGGCCGTGTCCTGGGCGGCGCCCCTCATCCGCTTCGCCCAGGCGCCGTCGTTGGCCATCTCCGCGTGGCGCCTCGTCTTCGCCGCCGTGCCGCTGCTGGCGCTCGCCGTCCTGCGCGGGCGCGCGGAGCTGTCCGCGTTGTCCGCTCGGACGTGGGGCTGGCTCGGACTGTCCGGGCTGGCGCTCGCGCTGCACTTCGCGACGTGGATCGCCTCCCTCCAGTACACCACCGTGGCCAGCTCCGTGGCGCTCGTCACGACGCAGCCCGTGTGGGTGACGCTGTTCGCGTGGCTTGCGTTGTCGGAGCGCGTGGGGCGGCGGGGCGCGGCCGCGTTGGTGTTGTGCCTGGCGGGCAGCGTCCTCATCGGCGCGCGGGATTTCGCCGCGGGCGGGGCGGCGCTCTGGGGCGACGCGCTCGCGGTGGCGGGGGCGCTCCTGGCGGCGGTGTACTTCGTCGTGGGGCGTCGCGTGCGCGAGGCGCTGTCCCTGGGCACCTACGTGGGCGTCGTCTATGCCGTGGCCGCCGTGGCGCTCTTGGCCGCCCATGGCGTCGTCGACTCCCCGCTGACGGGCTTCCCGCCGCTCACCTGGGGCGTGCTGGTGGCCCTGGCGCTGGTGCCGCAGCTCATCGGCCACTCGCTGCTCAACGCGTCGGTGCGGCACCTGTCCGCGCCCTTCGTCGCGGTGGCCTCGCTGGGGGAGCCGGTGCTCTCCACGCTGTGGGCCGTGCCGCTGCTGGGCGAGAAGCCCGACTGGGTGCAGCTCACGGGGGGCGGGCTGGCCCTGCTGGGCGTGGTCCTCATGTCGCGCGAGGAGTCCGCGCGCTCGCCGCCGCCCCCGGACCTGGTGCCCGCGGCGGACTGACGCGGCCATGGTCCGAGCCCCGGTCCGTCCCGCGCATCGCGTCGCGGGTGAGGACGCCGCCCCGACGCGGGGCGAGCTCAGCGCCGGGGCTTGGCCTTCTCCACGGGGCGTTCGGAGCGGTGGGCCTCCGCGTCCGCGGTGCCGCTGGTTCCGGCGATGTCCGCCGTGGTGATGGCCTTGCTGCCGAAGCGGTCGGCGATGCGGTCCAGCGCGGCGTTCAGCTTGGCCGTGCGGGGTGGGGCGGCGGGGAAGAGTCCGAGCTGGGGGGGCGCCTCGTCGAGCTGCACGCTCACCCCGGTCAGCCGCATGGCCTTGTTTTCGTGAGCGCGCTCGAGCAGCTCCAGCGCCGCGCGGTAGAGCGTCTGCCCGTCGTCCGTCGCCTCGCGCAGCGTGGTTCGCCGGGTGAGGAGGGTGAAGTCGGCGAGCTTCAGCTTGAGCTGCACCACGCGGCCCTTGAGGTTCGCGCGCCGCAGGCGCCGCGCCACCCGCAGGGCCTGCGCGTGGATGTGGGGCTTGAGTGCCTCCACGCCGGTGAGGTCCTCCTCGAAGGTGTCCTCCGCGCCCACGCTCTTGGCGGCGCGGTCCGGCACCACCTCCCGCGCGTCGATGCCCTGCGACAGCTCCCACAGGTGCCGGCCGATGGTGCCCAGCCGGGCCTCCAGCCACTCCGCGTCCCGCTTCGCCACGTCGCCAATCGTCTTCAACCCGGCGCGCTGGAGGGCCTCCTCCGTCTTCGGCCCCACGCCCCACAGTCGAGACACGGGCAGGCCCGCGAGGAAGCCCACCGTCTCCTCCGGGCGCACCTCGCGCTGGCCATTGGGCTTGGCCAGGTCCGAGGCGATCTTCGCCACGAACTTCGCGGAGGCGATGCCCGCGGAGCAGGGCAGGGACAGCTCCTCCGCGATGTCCTTGCGGATGCGCCGCGCGATGTCCGCGGGCGCGCCGAACAGGCCCACCGACGCGGTGACGTCCAGGAACGCCTCGTCGAGCGACAGGGGCTCGATGAGCGGGGTGTACTGCTCGAAGATGGCGAACACCTGCTCGCTGGCCTCCGCGTAGGCGGGGAAGCGCGGCTTGACGACGATGGCGTGGGGCGCGGCCTTCAGCGCGCGCGACATGGGCATGGCGCTGCGCACGCCGAAGGGGCGCACCTCGTACGAGGCGGCCACCACCACGCCGCGCTGCGCGTGCCCGCCGACGATGAGCGGCTTGCCCTTGAGGGCCGGGTTGTCCCGCTGTTCGACGGACGCATAGAAGGCGTCCATGTCCACGTGGATGATGGCTCGCATCGCAAGAGTCACTCTAGCGAGTCCCTCTGACGCTTGAAGTGCGTGCACGTGAAGTCGGGAGCGCACCCGGATTGCGCTCGCGTCGCGTGGCCGGATGACGCAGGGGCCCGGGGCCGCCCCGGCGCGGTGGGCCGGCCTCGCGGGCCACTCGGGCGACCCGCCGGGTGAAGCCAGACGTGGTGCGTCTGTCTGGCCTTGTCGGACCTGGCTCGCGCGAGAGTCATTGGGGGCAGGGCGTCGGAGGGGGGGCGCTCGCTCGGGTTCGACGGCGGTGCGCGGTCGGCGTTCGGGGACGGTCCGCCATGCGCGGTGCGGGCGAGGAGCGCCGCGCCCCTGGGGGCCGGATGCGGCGTGCTCGCCCGCCTGTCACGGGCGAGCGGGAGTGCTTCGGGCGGTGGGCCCGCGCGTCGATGGGTGGTCATGCCCCCGTGGAGGTGGCCGCCGTGGTAGTTCCCGGGGCCGACATGCCCGCCTATCGCCTGGTCATCTTCGACTTCGACGGCACCCTGGCCGACACGCTCCCGTGGTTCCGCTCCGTGTTCGACGGCGTGGCGGAGCGGTTCGGTCTCGTCCGCCTGACGCCCGACGAGTTCGAGGCCCTGCGCAACCTGTCCGGGCGCGAAATCATCGCGAAGATGAAGGTCCCCGCCTGGAAGCTGCCCTTCATCGTCAGGCACATGCGCCGGGAGAAGCTCGCGGCGGCGGCGACGACGCGGTTGTTCGCCGGGGTGCCGGAGCTGCTCGCGGACCTGAAGGCGGCGGGCCTGCGGGTGGCCATCGTCAGCTCGGACAGCGAGGCCTCCGTGCGCGCGGTGCTCGGGCCGCTGGTGGCCCACGTGGACCACTTCGACTGTGGCGCGGGACTCTTCGGCAAGGCCGCGAAGTTCCGCGGGATGGTGAAGCGCACGGGGCTGCGGCGCGAGGAGGTGCTCTCCGTGGGGGACGAACTGCGCGACCTCGAGGCCGCGCTCGAGGCGGACATCGCCGCGGCGGCCGTGAGCTGGGGCTACACGGCGCCGGAGGCCCTGGAGCGGCGCCGGCCCACCCATCTCTTTCATTCCATCGACGCACTGCGGGCCATGCTCCTGCCCGCGCCTCCACCCTCCGGGTCGGAGCGATGACCAATCCCTGTCATCGCGTCACGCGATGGCGGATGGGCGACTCATCCCGGAGTGCCAGTCGATTGAAGTCGCGCGGAGCCCTCGTAGGGTGTCTCTCGACGTGGACGGCTGCCTGGTCCATGTCGCAACCCCTGGAGGCATCATGCTCCGCAATCGTCTCTCGTTCCTCGCCACTCTCGTCCTGATGTCATGTCTGTATTCCAGCGAAGGCCATGCGCAGAACGCGCAGAGTGGCGTCGTCAATCATGGGGACTACATCACCGTCCCCTCCGGCACGGTCGGTGACTGGGCCATCCATGTCTCTCCGAATCGGCTGGGGATGGAGGAGCCCGGCTCGGAGGGAGACAATGCCTTGCTGAGAATCGATTGCTACGTGGTGCCGATCAATCAGTACACGTGGCAGGTCATCTCCCAGTACAAGTATCGGTATTCCAACGGGCCGCATGGGGGCTGGTACGGCGGTTCGGCGAACTATCTCCTCGTGCACAAGTAGGCGGCCCGCCGGGCCCGTCGATGACTCCGCTGCCGGGCCTGCTCGCCGTCAACGGAGGTCGAGGGAATGCCGTGGCTGGCGGTGGGCGCAGCCGGGAGTGGGGCTCGTGATGGCTTTGCCGGTTCTGGGATAGGCTGTCCATTCCTCCCTCAATGGAGCCCACGTCCCCATGCAAGTCTTCACGCGCATCGCCTGTTTTGGTGTCGCCGTGTCCCTGGCCGCCTGCGGTCTTCCGGAGTCGTCGCCCGAGCAGGATTCCCTCGCGGAGCAGCGCGAGGGATTGACCACGGCGACGTTCCAGGGCTGCACGTACAGCATCAGCTATACCCAGATTCCCATGCCCTATCCGCCGGTCGATGCCATCAGCCTGACGCGCCAGGCCTCCGCGTCCTGTCCCTATCCGGCCGCGAGCGTGGAATTGGGGCGCTCCTACAACACTCCGTTCATCGGCATCATCGCCACACAGGTCGGGCTGGCGGCGGCGTTCTCCTTCAAGGGGTCGCCGAGCGGCAGCGCGAACACCCAATGCCGTGTCATCCACATCGACCCCGCGACGCTCGGGGACGTGCGGCGGGACGCCATCGTGGTGAACTTCGGCGCGGGGAATGTCACGAGTTGCAACCTCGACCAGACGGACGCGGGCACCACGCTGGTGGCCTACGGGAAGAAGACCGGGCCGCTTCCGGGCGAGACGGGGAGCGGCAGCAACTATGTGGCCACGTATTTCAACTTCTTCACCAGCACGACGCCCGCCGTCTACTACGCGTACTGACGGACTCTCAGGTGGCGAAGAGGTGCTTCGCCATGAAGTCCACGAACACGCGCAGCTTGGGCGAGAGATAGCGGCTCGACGGCCACAGCATCCGGAACGTGCCCCGGTGGTGCGTGTGTCCGTCGAGCACTTCCACGAGCGTGCCCTGGGCCAGCTGCCGGCGGATGGCGAAGTCCGGCAGGCAGGTGATGCCCAGGCCCTGCTCCGCCATGTAGATGAGCGGCTCGATGGTGTTCGCCACCGCCGCTGACGGCAGGGCGAGCTCCCCGCGCCCCTTGCGCAGCGGCCAGGGCTCCAGCTTGCCGTTGGTGGCGAAGCGGTGGTGGAGGCAGGCGTGGGCCAGGAGGTCCTCGGGCTTCCTGGGCGTCCCCTTCCTCCGGAGGTAGTCGGGGGACGCGACGAGCATGAGCCGGAACGTGCCCAGCACCCGGCTCATCAACCGGGAGTCGCTCACCTCGCCCGCGCGCACCACGCCATCGAAGCCCTCCTCGATGACGTCCACGACGCGGTCGGTGAAGTCGAGGTCCAGCTCGATGTCCGGGTACGCCCGCATGAAGGCGCTCAGCGTCGGCATCATCAGCATCCCGACGATGGGCATGCTGACGCGCAGCCGTCCCCGGGGCGCTCCCTGGGTCTGCGCGAGCTCCAGCTCCGCGGCCTCCACCTCGCAGAAGATGCGCCGGCAGCGCTCGAGGAAGAGCGTCCCCTCGGGCGTCAGGGTGATGGTGCGCGTGGAGCGGTGGAACAGGCGCACGCCCAGCCGCGCCTCCAGCCGCGCGATGGCCTTGCCCACCGCGGACGACGACACGCCGAGCTGCCGCCCCGCCAGCGTGAAGCTGCGTGTCTCCGCCGCCTGGACGAATGCGTTGAGCGCGCCGAGGCTGTCCATCCACCCTCTCCTCGATTCAGGACATCCGTGTCCGATGTCTTCGGAACTCTAGCCTCGTGGTTGGCGACACGGGACGTCTTTACCGTGGGCGCCATGACTTCCTCGCTCCCTTCCGACCTGTCCCCGTCCGCCAGTGCGCCCGCACGGGGCGCCCGCCTGCCGCTCGCGGAGTTGCTCTCCCTGTCCATGGCCGCCTTCATCACCGTGCTCACTGAGGCCCTGCCCGCGGGGCTGCTGCCCCGGATGAGCGCGGACCTCGGCGTGTCCGAGGCGATGGCGGGACAGGTCGTCACGCTCTACGCGCTGGGCACGCTGTTGACGGCGATTCCCCTCACCGCCGCGACCCAGGGCTGGCGGCGCAAGCCGCTGCTGCTCGGCGCCATCGCGGGCTTCGCCGTGGTCAACACGCTGACCGCGGTGTCCACCCACTTCGTGCTCACGCTGGGCGCCCGCTTCCTCGCGGGCGTGTTCGCGGGCGTGCTGTGGGCGCTCGTCGCGGGGTACGCGGCCCGGCTGGTACCCGAGCACCTCCAGGGCCGCTCGATGGCCATCGCCATGGTGGGCATCCCCCTGGCGCTCTCGCTCGGCGTCCCGGCGGGGACCTTCCTGGGGGCGGCCGTCGGCTGGCGCTCCACCTTCGGCCTCATGAGCCTGCTCACGCTCGCGCTGGTCGGGTGGGTCGTCGCCAGGCTCCCGGACTTCCCCGGGCAGGCCGAGGACAGCCGTCTGTCGCTCGCGGGCGTCTTCACCCTGCCGGGCATCCGCTCCGTGCTGTTCGCCACGCTCGCGTTCGTGCTCGCGCACAATGTCCTGTACACCTATGTCGCGCCCTTCGTCGTCCCGTCGGGGCTCGCCGCGCGCATCGACGTCGTGCTGCTCGTCTTCGGCGTCTCGGCGCTCGTCTCCATCTGGCTCGTCGGCGTGATGATCGACCGCTGGCTGCGAGAGCTGATGCTCGGCAGCACCGCGATGTTCGTCGGCGTGGGCCTCCTGTTCGGCCTCTGGGGGGACGTCCCCGCCGTGGTCTACGGGGGGATGGCGCTGTGGGGGCTCGCCTTCGGTGGCGTGGCCACGCTGCTCCAGACGGCGTCGGCGAAGACGGCGGGGGAGGCCGCGGATGTCGCCCAGTCGATGCTCGTCACCGTCTGGAACATCGCCATCGCTGGCGGGGGCGTGCTGGGCGGCGTCCTGCTGGAGACGGCCGGCGTCTCTGCCTTCCCGTGGACGCTCGTGTTGCTGCTGGTGCCCACGCTGTGGGTCGTGTGGCGGGCGAAGCGGCATGGCTTCCCGCCCGTGACGCGGCGGGGGTGAGCCCCCACACCCACGCGGGCAGACCTCTCGCGCATCGATGCTCCGGCCCCCGCGCGAGGCCATGCCCGACGTGAGGTCATCCCGACAGTCGAGTCGCCTTCCACTCCAACGGCTGGCGAGCGGTGCGAGACTGCGGCGTGGAGGAAGCCCGCACCGATGAAGACCCTGACCGAGTACCTGTGGTTCGAGACGAAGCAGCGCCGGGAGCTGGTGCGGCTCACCGACACGGTGGCCTCGCTGGTCCGCGAGAGCGGCATCCAGGAAGGCATGGTGCTCGTCTCCGCCATGCACATCACCGCGGGCGTCTTCGTCAACGATGACGAGTCCGGCCTCCATGAGGACATCTGGGCGTGGCTCCAGACACTCGCGCCCGCGGGGCCGGACTACCGCCACCACCGCACCGGCGAGGACAACGGCGACGCGCACCTCAAGTCGATGCTCGTCCACCACCAGGTCATCATCCCCGTCACCCGCGGGAAGCTGGACCTGGGGCCGTGGCAGCAGGTGTTCTACGCGGAGTTCGATGGCCAGCGCCGCAAGCGCGTCATCGTGAAGGTGATGGGCGAGTAGCCGCCGTGGCCGTCAGCCCGCGCTCGCGGGCTCCGGACGCTGGCCCGGCGCGCGCAGGCCCAGCCGCTCCAACTCCGCGCGCAGCTCCGGGGGCAGGGGGCTGGTCACGTGCATGGGCCGCTTCGTCTCCGGGTGCGACAGGCCGAGCGCCCGCGCATGCAGGAAGAAGCGCCCCAGCCGCGGCGCCTCGCGACCGCCATAGAGCGTGTCGCCGACGATGGGCGCCCCGATGCCCGCGAGGTGCGCGCGCACCTGGTGCAGCACGCCGGTGAAGATGCGCACCTCCACCAGGCTGTACTCGCCCGTGCGCTCCAGCACCCGGAAGCGCGACACCGCCTCACGCGCGTCCTCCGCGCCCTGGGGCGCGGGCTCCACGCGGTCCGGATGGCGGGGATGGTGGCGCAGGGGCACGTCGATGTCGCCCTCGTCCGCCAGGGGCCCCGTCACCAGCGCCAGGTAGCGCTTGTCCACCGCGCGCTCGCCGAAGGCCTCGCGCACCGCCGTCCACGCCGCCCGCGTGCGCGCCGCCACCAGCACGCCCGACGTCTCCACGTCCAGCCGGTGGCACAAGCCCCCCTCGCGAGGATCCACCGACGCCTGGGCGCACTCCGGGAAGCGCGCCACCAGGGCGTTGGCCACCGTCCCCGTCTCGCCGGACTGGAGCGGATGCGAAGGGCGGCCCGCGGGCTTGTCCACGAAGAGCAGCGCGGCGTCCTCGTGCAGCACGACGAGCGGGAAGTCCTCGTCCGGCACGGCCTCGCGCGTCTCCTCCTCCAACTCCACGGCGACCTGCTGGCCCGTGGCCACCAGCAGGCCCTTCTTCGCGGCGCGGCCATTCACCTTCACCGCGCCAGATTCGAACAGCCGCTTGAGCCGGGCGCGCGACAGCTTCAGCGCGTCACCGACGAACAGGTCCACCCGCTGGCCCGCCTTGTCGGCGGCCACGGTGAAGGTGTGCAGCGTGGGAGGGCTCACTCGGACAGTGCCTCGTAGACTTCCTCGGCCGTCTGGAACCGGTCGTCCGGCTCCTTGCGGATGAGGCGGTGGGCGACGCGCGCGAACTGCGGGTCCCCATGAAGGTTGAGTGCCAGCACCGGCGCCGGCTCCGTCTCCAGCACCTGCCGCCACAGCTCGTGCGGCGTCTTCGCTTCGAAGGGGGGCCGCCCGCTGAGCAACTCATAGAGGATGACCCCCAGGCTGTACAGGTCCGAGCGGCCATCCAGCGGCTCGCCGAGGATCTGCTCCGGGGCCATGTAGCGGTAGGTGCCCACCAGCTTGCCGGCCTCGGTGATGGCCACGTCGTCCGCCAGGAACTTCGCCAGGCCGAAGTCCATCAGCCGCACCTGCCGGTCCTCGTCCACCATCACGTTGGAGGGCTTGAGGTCGCGGTGCACCAGCCCGTGGCCATGGATGTACGCCAGCGCCTCGCACAGCTGGAGCATGGTGTCCTTGAGGCGCCCCATGCGCTCGGGCCGGTTCAGGTCCTCGGCGCGCAGCACGCGCGAGTCGTCCGCGGACTTTCGCGGCGGAGGCGGCAACGGCAGGTCGAAGCCCTCCAGCGAGTCGTCCGAGTCCGGGCCCTCGCCCAGGCCACCGAAGCCACCCAGGTCCTCGCTCGGCGCCTCCTCGTTGAAGGCGTCCATGCTGAACAGCCCGCCGCCGGCGCCCAGGCCCCCCATCGAGTCCGACATGCTGTCGCTGCCAGGACCGAAGTCCTCGTCCGCCGTGCGGCGCACCGACAGCGGACCGCGCGGCGTGGTGCCGCTGCTGGGCGACAGCAGGTCATCTCCCCGGATGTCCAGGTAGTGGCGCAGCGTGAGCCCCTCGATGAGCTCCATCGTCAGGTACGGCCAGCCCTGGTGTACGCCCGCCTCGAAAACCTTCACCACGTTTGGATGGGCCAGGTCGGCGAGCGTCTCGAATTCGCGCGCGAGTCTCTTCGCGGCGCGCTCGTCCAGGGCCGGACCGGCCGACAGGAGCTTGAGCGCGACCTCGTCGTTGGTGCGGCGGTCCAGGGCCCGATAGACGGTTCCCGCCCCGCCGCTGCCGAGCGTCTCGAGGACGCGGTAGGGACCGATGACCTTCGGGGGCATGCGTGGCGCGGATCCTACGGACCCCGTCGCGCCAGGGTCAAACTCCATGACGCCTGGTTGCATGGTCGTCGGCATAACATTCGCTGGGTCATTTCACTTTTCCGGAAAAACCTGGGAGAACGCTGGGGCACATGCAAGTCGGGAAGTATTCACTCGTCCGGAAGCTGGCCTCGGGGGGCATGGCGGAGGTCTTCCTCGCGAAGGCCGCCGGCCCGATGGGGTTCGAGAAGACGCTCGTCCTGAAGCGGATCCTCCCGCATCTGGCCGAGGACCCGGCGTTCGTGGAGATGTTCCTGGGCGAGGCGCGGCTGGCCGCGCAGCTCGAGCACCCGAACATCGTGCAGATCTTCGACTTCGGCGAGGCGGACGGCAGCTACTTCCTGGCGATGGAGTTCATCGACGGGCCCACGCTGCGCAAGCTGGTGAAGCGCGCGGCGGAGGCGCCGCTGCCGGCGGTGGTGTGCGCGAAGCTGGTGTCGCTGGCGGCGGAGGGGTTGGCGTTCGCGCACGACTTCTGCGACCCGGCGACGGGCGCGCCGCTGGGGATCATCCACCGCGACGTCAGCCCGGACAACATCCTGGTGTCCCGGCAGGGCGCGGTGAAGGTGGTGGACTTCGGCGTGGCGAAGGTGGCGGGGCAGGGGCACCGCACCCAGACGGGCGTGGTGAAGGGCAAGGTGGCGTACATGCCGCCGGAGCAGCTGCGCACCCAGCCGTTGGATCGCCGCGTGGACGTGTACGCGCTGGGCGTGGTGCTCTACGAGCTGCTGTCGGGACGGCGTCCCTTCGACGCGACGACCGAGGCCAGCACGATGCAGGCCATCCTGTTCGAGCCCTTCATCCCGGTGGCGTCGCGGCGCGCGGACGTGCCGCCGATGCTGCAGGAGATTCTCGACAACGCGCTCGCGAAGGACCGGGACGCGCGCTATCCGGACTGCCGCGCGTTCCAGGCGGACCTCGAGCACTTCGTGCTGACGTCGGGCGAGGCGGTGGGGGCGTACCAGCTGGCGCAGTTCGTGACGCGGGCGATGGGAGATGGCGCGACGGGGCCGTTGATGGGCTCTCCGCCGCATGGCTTGCCCGGCAGCGGCGCGCCCCGGCTGGGAGGCAGCGGGCCCAAGCCGCTGAGCGCCTCCCGGTCCATGGCCGCTCCCTCCGCGCCCCCGGAGGACGCGCTCCTGGCGGCGGTGGACGTGACGGCGCCCACCACGCCCGCGCCGCTGGCGGTGGAGGCCGTGCTGGGGCGCGGCGCGGAGGC
This sequence is a window from Myxococcus stipitatus. Protein-coding genes within it:
- a CDS encoding serine/threonine-protein kinase codes for the protein MQVGKYSLVRKLASGGMAEVFLAKAAGPMGFEKTLVLKRILPHLAEDPAFVEMFLGEARLAAQLEHPNIVQIFDFGEADGSYFLAMEFIDGPTLRKLVKRAAEAPLPAVVCAKLVSLAAEGLAFAHDFCDPATGAPLGIIHRDVSPDNILVSRQGAVKVVDFGVAKVAGQGHRTQTGVVKGKVAYMPPEQLRTQPLDRRVDVYALGVVLYELLSGRRPFDATTEASTMQAILFEPFIPVASRRADVPPMLQEILDNALAKDRDARYPDCRAFQADLEHFVLTSGEAVGAYQLAQFVTRAMGDGATGPLMGSPPHGLPGSGAPRLGGSGPKPLSASRSMAAPSAPPEDALLAAVDVTAPTTPAPLAVEAVLGRGAEAPAEGGNRAPPARRKGTLLPAQAGLAVEAGSGDGWSNSRMASVTVPHAARAQGPSSGMTDVDPGPDEDHISTGARVSAPRRSPALLVGALVLGVGLAVGAVALLAPERATSVDVRPLPPGTRVPDAESVRQDTPIPPPSRQGGAAEAAMGQGGKPPDPSTLEVVAKVEPAPKVEPAPNAEPAPNAESTPKVEAAPKVESTPKVEPAPDDAPAPAETPRVVKGATTDVPATKPVRPRATRTVAKGFLDIRVRPYAEVTIDGASHGQTPLGPVELSEGRHTLRLVNHDLGKTVTKSVDIKAGKTTPIRHNFMEE